A segment of the Thermoproteales archaeon genome:
TATGCCACGTGTTCTTCTGTGACCCATCCCTCGAAATTTCAAGTTTAAACTTTTCAGAAAATGAAAAGGGGGGGCTTACAGGTTTAGAGGGAGCAGAACGTCCACTAGTAGTAAGTACAACCAAAGCCTCGGAAATCGAAATTGTCGAATATGATTCTGAACTACGTAGGTTAGATATTTTAAAAGTATTTTCGTGGACTACATCAGTATTTTTAATATCCTTGTTTGCTTATGTCCTTAGTAGGAAATTGATCGGCAAATAAAGTTGCATATTCGGTGTTAACGGTGGAAATAGAAGGCACCACCTTAAAAATCTATAAATTCATGGTCTTGTATGGTAAGCCCATAGGTGTACGTGAGTTGCATAGGAAACTTAAGCTAAGTAGTCCAAGCTTAGCTTCTTACCATTTAAACAAGCTTGAAAAAATGGGGCTTGTAAGAAAAACTGAAAATAACAAATATGTTGTTAGTAAAGTTGTAAATGTCGATATTCTATCATTTTTTATAAAAATGGGTAGGCTTGTTTTTCCGCGTTTTCTCTTTTATTCTGTATTTTTCACTGGAATGTTTATAGTTTACCTATTTGTTTTTAGGCCAAGATACCTTTCTAATTCTTATATAGTTAGTCTTATAATATCTCTTTCCGCTCTCATCATATTTTGGTATGAAACTTTTAAAGTATTAAAGACAGAAATTTAAATCGGTTCGACTAAGTATATAACAACCCAGAAATTGGTGATGCTTAAATGTTTGCACTATTTAAACTTCACCCAATACTTGAGCTTCTGCTTTTTATTATGCTCATCGTTATAGGTCTCTTTTTAATAATATTCATAGCTAAGATTTTCCTGGTACTTTTGCCAGCAATAATAGTCGCTATAATAGTCTATTACATAACGAAAAATCTACTTTTGACAGGTATAGCATTTATAATTATAGCTGCGATTTCACTCCTAAAAAGCTAGTTTAAAACAAAGTGATTAGAAATAATCCCCTACAAAAAGTAATTTTACATTTAATATAATTATTGGTGGACCGGGCGGGATTTGAACCCGCGACCCCCCGGTTGCGAACCGGGTACTCTTCCACTGAGCTACCTTAGGGGGAGTGCCCTGGCCCCATATTTCACGGTCCGTATTTTATTTCAGAATTTAATTTTTAAGCTTTTTGCAACTTCAATGATTAAGTCCTTTGATATTATAGTTTGTAATCTTTCAGGAGATTTTATAAATTGAGACGGTATAAGAATTATCTGGGTGAGTGTATTGTGTATAAAATAAGAGCTTTAACTCTGCATCTTGATACCAATAGAAAATTTAATAGCTTAGACGATTTTATAGATTACCTACTCCCCTATCTAGATAAGCTAGACAACTTAGCCAGTGAATTTTCTAAAGAGAAAAAAGTTCTTTCAAAAAGATTAGTTTTTCCTTCATTTGAAAAGCTATGGAAACATATAGAAAATTTTAACATGTCCAAGGTGACTGATATCGAAAACTACGTAGAAAAATACGTAGATTTTTTTAATATTCCAATCATAGGCTGGAGAACACGAATAGACTATTTAAATGAATTACCTAGTATTTTTGCTGAAACAAGAAATTTCTATACTTCGCTGAGAATTGATAAACCCCCGCTTTTTCCAAACCATTATAGGCAAATCGTGAATCTTCTAAAGAAAATTTCAGAAGTAGGCGGATGGGATGCAGCTACTAGATTTGCTTTCTCTTTCGGTCCACAACCTTTAACTCCGTATTTTCCAGTGGCGAAATCTTCTGGAATAGGTTTC
Coding sequences within it:
- a CDS encoding helix-turn-helix transcriptional regulator; amino-acid sequence: MEIEGTTLKIYKFMVLYGKPIGVRELHRKLKLSSPSLASYHLNKLEKMGLVRKTENNKYVVSKVVNVDILSFFIKMGRLVFPRFLFYSVFFTGMFIVYLFVFRPRYLSNSYIVSLIISLSALIIFWYETFKVLKTEI